A DNA window from Bdellovibrio sp. BCCA contains the following coding sequences:
- a CDS encoding RHS repeat domain-containing protein: MTLTKIMSFLFIAVISASALADDAWLTCVDSKVNFCSSQGYTYKIFLCDDWVGEDEVCVRCFNSGNPVYFFGCDGPGYSSLPTNIRATSAPSCQPGHSVINQTSNTFSESIPIVGSDVSLVFSSDRGLRRTDNYRLRLPLYETPPTSISVFDIKIQIAGRNISLSLPTSTNDHLDWVWDGLNNLAQPTPGGAVANIKVYFGTYSPSSVPLEFSLPLGNWKVDRLGLGGWSLSNNHFYDIEVGRLYLGGGAVFEADYEDLGGGNVAVSLDSNSEIYVFNSQGRHLQTWAALTGQVLYTFSYDSLGRITGFTDAYGRTTSIIRSAGQFTGIQTPYGVVTTASINGNGYLASITNPNSEVYSMTYTTSGMLYTFTKPEGEVTTFYSDSDGNLSKDAHSGGAFLNYLESLLASSKMYVRTSAMGREQNIEVLNSMTATTTKIVNSLGSVTTLKETYGPTGKVVRTKGDTKLDISYTYDPRFGDLVRQPSGIIQKMGTLNRSATFSHSASLSDVNDPFSIITLNTQQTVNSRTYGNVFSGSSKTWTNTTPEGRTTALAVDIFQKPTSIQIGNLTPLALQYDSWGRLVSTTQGSRTTEYTYDSKGFVAQVKNALLQITSYGYDLAGRVTTVTLPDNRVIAYAYDGNGRVTSITPPGRPQHNFFYSALETFRKYLPPILGGISKPTEYSYNNDKQVTRADRPDGVSVYFNYGSLTGVLDSISVSTGSLFEFTYETTKGLLTTSKSYDGLKNTFSYQGSLLTDDVLTNAVSGVQIGKLSLSYDNNFWVTGSSVQGASGSPLTITFGRDNDGLITSAGAAVYTYQTATPLLSTMTLGGSVENFSYNSFGELSGRSVSYSSNPIYGVVYTRDSLGRVITKQETLKGTTDTYAYSYDLSGRLTDITKNGSAYAHFIFDNNGNRTGGNVGIVNTTATYDNQDRILTYNQYTFSHNDNGEMISRQNTSTGMATNYQYNSLGALTQVTLPSGDIISYVYDGLGRRVGRKKNGITTSTYLYDGKYNIVGEIDSAGNITTQYVYVSNRHSPDFMIKNGITYKLVKDHLGSVRLVMRISDGAIVQRIDYNIFGTVTLDSNTCFQPFGFAGGLRDQDTKLLHFGARDYDPEIGRWTSKDPILFNGGDTNLYSYTQSDPVNWIDPTGLKIYDPDGIIPAWIKNTPIYR; the protein is encoded by the coding sequence ATGACTTTAACAAAAATTATGTCCTTTTTATTTATTGCTGTTATTTCAGCAAGTGCATTGGCAGATGATGCTTGGCTTACGTGCGTAGATTCGAAAGTAAATTTTTGCTCATCGCAGGGATACACGTACAAGATTTTTTTGTGTGATGATTGGGTAGGTGAAGACGAAGTTTGTGTTCGTTGTTTCAATAGTGGAAATCCGGTATATTTCTTTGGTTGCGATGGCCCTGGTTATTCATCTTTACCGACAAATATTCGCGCGACAAGCGCACCTAGTTGCCAGCCTGGGCATTCAGTTATTAATCAAACATCTAACACATTTTCGGAATCGATACCTATTGTTGGAAGCGATGTTAGTTTGGTATTTAGTAGTGATAGAGGGTTGCGTCGCACTGATAACTATCGTCTTCGTCTACCTCTTTATGAAACTCCTCCGACTTCAATTTCGGTTTTCGATATTAAAATTCAAATCGCAGGGAGAAATATTTCGCTTTCGTTACCGACTTCAACAAATGATCATCTTGATTGGGTTTGGGATGGATTAAACAATCTCGCACAACCAACTCCTGGCGGAGCGGTCGCAAATATAAAAGTTTATTTTGGTACATATTCACCATCTTCCGTTCCCTTAGAGTTTTCACTGCCGCTTGGAAACTGGAAAGTAGATCGATTAGGTTTAGGAGGGTGGTCATTAAGCAACAATCATTTTTACGACATTGAAGTAGGACGACTTTATTTGGGAGGCGGAGCCGTTTTCGAAGCAGATTACGAAGACTTAGGAGGAGGAAATGTTGCCGTTTCTCTAGATTCAAATTCGGAGATTTATGTATTTAACTCTCAAGGAAGACATTTGCAAACCTGGGCAGCGTTAACGGGGCAGGTGCTTTATACTTTTTCATACGATTCATTAGGCCGGATTACTGGCTTTACTGATGCCTACGGAAGGACAACAAGTATCATTCGCAGCGCAGGCCAATTCACAGGTATTCAAACTCCTTATGGAGTCGTAACGACGGCCTCGATCAATGGCAACGGCTATCTCGCTTCCATAACAAATCCCAATAGCGAAGTATACTCTATGACGTATACAACATCTGGCATGCTGTATACGTTTACAAAACCGGAAGGTGAAGTGACCACTTTTTATTCCGATTCAGATGGGAATTTAAGTAAGGATGCACATAGTGGCGGAGCATTTTTAAATTATTTGGAGAGTCTTCTCGCATCAAGTAAGATGTATGTCAGAACTTCTGCCATGGGCCGCGAGCAAAATATCGAAGTTCTTAATTCGATGACTGCAACAACGACTAAAATTGTAAATTCACTGGGCAGCGTTACGACTCTTAAAGAGACTTACGGTCCTACAGGGAAAGTGGTTCGCACTAAAGGCGATACGAAGTTAGATATTTCATACACATACGATCCGCGCTTTGGGGATTTGGTAAGACAGCCTAGTGGGATTATTCAAAAAATGGGTACTCTAAATCGCTCTGCGACTTTTTCCCACTCTGCGAGTCTTTCCGACGTGAATGATCCATTTTCAATAATTACTCTCAATACTCAACAGACGGTGAATTCACGTACATATGGCAATGTTTTTTCGGGCTCATCAAAGACTTGGACTAACACCACGCCAGAAGGCAGGACAACTGCACTCGCAGTCGATATTTTCCAAAAACCCACGAGTATTCAGATCGGCAACCTAACGCCGTTAGCGCTACAATATGATAGTTGGGGACGATTAGTTTCGACTACCCAGGGAAGTCGTACTACAGAATATACGTACGATTCAAAAGGGTTTGTTGCTCAGGTGAAAAACGCACTTCTGCAGATTACATCATATGGCTATGATCTTGCAGGCCGCGTGACTACGGTAACACTTCCCGATAACCGCGTGATCGCTTACGCTTATGATGGCAACGGTCGTGTAACAAGTATAACTCCGCCAGGGAGACCTCAACATAATTTCTTTTATTCGGCTTTAGAAACTTTTAGGAAATACCTTCCACCTATTCTAGGGGGAATCTCCAAGCCAACCGAGTATTCTTACAATAATGATAAACAGGTGACGCGGGCTGACCGTCCCGATGGCGTTTCCGTTTATTTTAATTATGGCTCTCTAACCGGTGTCCTTGATTCAATTTCCGTTTCTACAGGCAGCCTATTTGAGTTCACATATGAAACAACGAAAGGGTTGCTTACAACTTCAAAATCGTACGATGGTTTAAAAAATACTTTTTCATACCAAGGATCTCTTTTAACTGATGACGTCCTTACTAATGCAGTTTCCGGAGTACAAATAGGAAAGCTGTCTTTGTCTTACGATAATAATTTCTGGGTTACGGGAAGCTCCGTACAAGGAGCTTCTGGTTCTCCTTTGACGATAACCTTTGGAAGAGATAATGACGGTCTTATTACGTCCGCGGGAGCCGCAGTTTATACTTATCAAACGGCGACACCTCTTCTTTCTACGATGACCCTGGGTGGCTCCGTTGAGAATTTTTCGTATAACTCATTCGGTGAATTATCTGGTCGATCAGTTAGTTATTCAAGTAACCCGATCTATGGAGTAGTCTACACCAGAGATAGTCTGGGGCGAGTTATAACCAAACAAGAAACTCTTAAAGGTACTACGGATACTTATGCATACAGTTACGACCTTTCTGGCAGACTGACCGACATTACAAAGAATGGTTCCGCATATGCACATTTTATTTTTGATAACAACGGGAATCGAACTGGTGGTAATGTTGGAATTGTTAACACTACTGCTACCTATGACAATCAAGATCGAATTTTAACTTATAACCAGTATACATTTTCACACAATGATAATGGAGAAATGATCAGTCGCCAGAATACATCGACTGGAATGGCAACTAATTATCAATACAACTCCTTAGGAGCATTGACGCAAGTTACTTTGCCGTCGGGTGATATAATTAGCTATGTCTATGACGGACTAGGACGACGAGTTGGAAGAAAGAAAAATGGAATTACAACGAGTACTTACTTATACGACGGCAAATATAACATCGTCGGAGAAATCGATAGCGCTGGTAATATAACAACCCAGTATGTATATGTCTCAAATCGTCACTCACCTGATTTTATGATTAAAAATGGAATTACTTATAAACTTGTAAAAGACCATTTAGGGTCGGTTCGTTTGGTGATGAGGATATCTGATGGAGCAATTGTACAAAGAATTGATTACAATATTTTTGGTACCGTTACGTTGGATAGCAATACTTGTTTTCAACCATTCGGATTTGCCGGTGGTTTAAGAGATCAAGATACAAAGTTATTGCACTTTGGTGCGCGAGATTATGATCCGGAAATCGGACGTTGGACGAGTAAAGATCCCATCTTGTTTAATGGTGGGGATACGAATTTGTATTCATATACGCAAAGTGATCCTGTGAACTGGATTGATCCAACGGGATTAAAGATTTACGACCCAGATGGAATAATTCCGGCTTGGATTAAAAATACTCCAATCTATAGGTAG
- a CDS encoding TMEM165/GDT1 family protein produces the protein MEAILNSFLLVAATEMGDKTQLLALVLAVKFKKPWHVMGGILAATILNHALAAWLGQWISSQVPSHYLDWALAITFFGFALWILIPDKDDSNPDNMRWGAFWTTTVLFFFAEIGDKTQLSTVALAAKYQNLTLVTMGTTLGMLFSDGLAVVFGERLTQKIPMKWINYGSSLLYMIFGVGILMR, from the coding sequence ATGGAAGCAATTTTAAATTCTTTTTTGTTAGTCGCAGCCACAGAGATGGGCGATAAAACGCAACTTTTAGCTTTAGTTTTAGCTGTGAAGTTTAAAAAACCCTGGCACGTGATGGGTGGTATTTTAGCTGCGACCATTCTTAATCACGCGCTCGCAGCGTGGCTCGGACAGTGGATTTCCTCACAGGTGCCTTCGCATTATTTGGATTGGGCTTTGGCGATCACCTTCTTCGGTTTTGCTTTGTGGATCTTAATTCCTGACAAAGATGATTCCAATCCCGACAATATGCGCTGGGGAGCTTTCTGGACAACGACGGTTCTGTTTTTCTTTGCTGAGATCGGCGATAAGACCCAGCTTTCAACGGTGGCGTTGGCGGCGAAATATCAAAACCTCACACTAGTGACGATGGGAACAACTTTGGGAATGTTATTTTCTGACGGACTCGCTGTGGTGTTTGGGGAAAGACTCACGCAAAAAATCCCGATGAAATGGATCAACTACGGATCGTCATTGCTCTACATGATTTTCGGTGTTGGAATTTTGATGCGTTAA
- a CDS encoding nucleoside-specific channel-forming Tsx family protein yields MFRVSVCTLVLSLGLLVGSFAHAAAISDDDIHKNDFKWFQFNLMRSIDNKIPFGNQQDTYFEMEFGGRSGVLDLYGYLDVFDVFDSQSDSDRHAGDNFFFKLAPRFSLDYMTGHDLSLGPVQEWYLATLFNVGDRALFEQYVGIGTDIQVPWFGKVGANLMARYVRENFDAANEREWDGYILSTNWFTPFYHFENSFISYQGYLDYKFGANRLSDSKNYSDTSLEWFNGLYWHSKRYAAGYGLKLYKDMALLKDGGFAGETSGVGHYFSLTYKF; encoded by the coding sequence ATGTTCCGAGTTTCAGTGTGTACGCTTGTTTTGAGCCTTGGTCTTCTTGTTGGCAGTTTCGCTCACGCTGCCGCTATTTCTGACGACGATATTCATAAAAATGACTTCAAATGGTTCCAATTCAATTTGATGAGAAGTATCGACAACAAAATTCCGTTCGGAAACCAACAAGACACTTATTTCGAAATGGAATTCGGTGGACGTTCTGGAGTTTTGGATCTTTACGGTTACTTGGATGTCTTTGACGTTTTTGATTCTCAATCAGACAGCGACCGTCATGCGGGAGACAATTTCTTTTTTAAACTCGCTCCCCGTTTTTCATTGGACTACATGACTGGACATGATTTGTCTTTAGGACCTGTTCAGGAATGGTATCTTGCAACCCTTTTCAATGTGGGCGACAGAGCCCTTTTTGAACAGTACGTGGGTATCGGAACGGATATTCAGGTTCCATGGTTTGGCAAAGTTGGAGCTAATTTAATGGCTCGCTATGTTCGTGAGAATTTCGATGCTGCCAACGAAAGAGAATGGGATGGTTACATCCTTTCGACAAATTGGTTCACACCTTTTTATCATTTCGAAAACAGTTTTATCTCTTATCAAGGCTATCTTGATTACAAGTTCGGTGCGAACAGACTCTCGGACTCTAAGAATTACTCTGACACATCGTTGGAGTGGTTTAACGGACTTTACTGGCACTCCAAGCGCTATGCTGCCGGTTACGGTTTAAAACTTTATAAAGACATGGCCCTTCTTAAAGACGGCGGTTTCGCAGGCGAGACTTCCGGTGTGGGCCACTACTTTTCATTAACGTACAAATTCTAG
- a CDS encoding DUF2608 domain-containing protein, with the protein MKSAWVFLLSFAFLLHSEASEKVQIKSMQEVVQKVEELKKQYTAQEILVVFDIDNTLLTTETDLGGDAWFSWQEEKLKNNDTQDLVAKDFDGLLRVQSYLYALSQMRAPETMSPNMVRLFQQQGHPVFLLTSRGPEYQNFTQRELARAGYDPSLTSPGPVGGYVSRFLPIQTDKPAESCLTAEELTTWGIKDSKPSVYEDGVFYTAGQHKGAMLRSILCKTKKYYPVIVFVDDTEKHVDRVLKSYEAYNVNVISMRYGAMDSQVQNFKNSDKREVIENWAKMKSVLEDVFGRAF; encoded by the coding sequence ATGAAGTCAGCTTGGGTATTTCTTCTCAGTTTCGCGTTCCTGCTGCACTCTGAAGCGTCAGAAAAAGTGCAAATCAAAAGCATGCAAGAAGTCGTGCAAAAAGTGGAAGAGCTGAAAAAGCAATACACAGCTCAAGAGATTCTCGTTGTTTTTGATATCGACAACACACTTCTGACGACAGAAACAGATCTAGGTGGCGACGCTTGGTTTTCTTGGCAGGAAGAGAAACTCAAAAACAATGACACTCAAGATTTGGTCGCGAAAGATTTCGATGGCCTTTTGCGTGTGCAAAGCTACTTGTACGCTTTAAGCCAAATGCGCGCACCTGAAACGATGTCACCAAATATGGTGCGCCTGTTTCAGCAACAAGGTCATCCGGTGTTCTTGCTGACGTCTCGCGGGCCTGAATACCAAAATTTCACGCAAAGAGAATTAGCGCGTGCGGGATACGATCCTTCGTTAACTTCACCAGGTCCTGTCGGTGGCTACGTCAGCCGCTTTCTGCCGATTCAAACGGATAAGCCAGCAGAGTCTTGCTTAACTGCGGAAGAACTGACGACGTGGGGAATTAAAGATTCCAAACCTTCCGTTTATGAAGATGGTGTTTTCTATACGGCAGGACAACACAAAGGTGCGATGCTTCGCTCGATTCTTTGCAAAACTAAAAAATACTATCCGGTGATTGTATTCGTCGACGATACGGAAAAACACGTCGACCGTGTTTTGAAATCTTACGAGGCTTATAACGTGAACGTGATCTCTATGCGCTATGGAGCGATGGATTCCCAGGTTCAGAATTTTAAAAACTCAGACAAGCGCGAAGTGATTGAAAATTGGGCCAAGATGAAATCCGTCTTGGAAGATGTTTTCGGTCGTGCGTTCTAA